The Pseudarthrobacter sulfonivorans genome includes a window with the following:
- a CDS encoding SGNH/GDSL hydrolase family protein codes for MTASAVRRRRSAFAAGLATIAMALGFAAIPAEAAPQARTDYVALGDSYAAGVGAAPYTDPTCDLSRKGYPVIADNLRNVELTANAACSGWKTFQVRDAALLKVTGDTDIVTVTAGGNDLESIAILMACVPAPESVECATAQGVAIAKLTDGSLATGLGEIVAAIKSKSPTAKVVFTGYPLLFDPAHPFAGVANPLAGVLNQVIAGVAGGTGSTYVNVAPAFTGHGIGSADPWINYNPANPLDSANFHPNGEGYRHGYFASLASQDAFVVTAP; via the coding sequence ATGACGGCTTCAGCAGTACGACGACGACGCTCGGCTTTTGCAGCAGGCCTCGCCACCATAGCAATGGCTCTGGGGTTCGCGGCCATCCCAGCCGAAGCTGCGCCGCAGGCGAGGACGGACTATGTGGCGCTGGGCGATTCCTACGCCGCGGGAGTAGGCGCGGCCCCTTATACGGACCCCACCTGCGATCTAAGCCGTAAGGGGTACCCTGTGATAGCTGACAATCTCCGCAACGTGGAACTTACGGCAAACGCAGCTTGTTCGGGTTGGAAAACTTTCCAGGTCAGGGATGCTGCGCTCCTGAAGGTCACTGGTGACACCGACATTGTGACGGTGACGGCCGGCGGGAACGATCTCGAGTCCATCGCCATCCTGATGGCCTGCGTGCCTGCACCGGAATCGGTGGAGTGCGCCACCGCTCAAGGGGTCGCGATAGCAAAACTGACTGACGGCAGCCTCGCCACGGGCCTGGGAGAAATCGTGGCGGCCATCAAGTCCAAGTCGCCTACTGCCAAGGTGGTCTTCACCGGATACCCCTTGCTGTTCGACCCTGCCCACCCGTTCGCCGGGGTGGCAAACCCCTTGGCCGGAGTACTGAATCAGGTCATCGCAGGCGTGGCAGGAGGGACCGGGTCCACATACGTCAACGTCGCGCCCGCTTTCACCGGCCACGGCATTGGCTCGGCGGATCCCTGGATCAACTACAACCCGGCAAATCCGCTCGATAGTGCCAACTTCCACCCCAACGGTGAAGGCTATCGACACGGATACTTTGCATCCTTGGCCAGCCAGGATGCCTTCGTTGTGACGGCGCCTTAG
- a CDS encoding TetR/AcrR family transcriptional regulator, protein MPTTAVPSKRGRPGYDQQSVLLIAVDVFNRHGYDATSMGILAENLGISKSAIYHHVPSKGDLLKLALDHALGGLESILEQPGAQSGAADARLEFVLRQTVAVLVERLPFVTLLLRLRGNTDIERDALERRRAFDHEVAALISAARDEGSLRQDIDPRTVTRLLFGTINSIVEWYKPGGSLTPEKLADDVITIAFDGLHAQH, encoded by the coding sequence ATGCCAACTACAGCAGTCCCCAGCAAGCGCGGCCGTCCCGGTTACGACCAGCAGTCGGTGCTGCTCATCGCCGTCGACGTCTTCAACCGGCACGGCTACGACGCCACCTCCATGGGCATTCTGGCCGAGAACCTGGGCATCTCGAAATCGGCCATCTACCACCACGTGCCGTCCAAGGGCGACCTCTTGAAGCTCGCCCTGGACCATGCGCTTGGTGGCCTGGAATCAATCCTCGAACAGCCCGGGGCGCAAAGCGGCGCGGCGGACGCACGGCTGGAATTTGTCCTGCGTCAGACCGTGGCCGTCCTGGTGGAGCGGCTGCCGTTTGTCACGCTGCTCCTGCGGTTGCGGGGCAACACTGACATTGAGCGCGACGCCCTGGAGCGCCGTCGCGCGTTTGATCACGAGGTGGCCGCCCTGATTTCCGCAGCCCGCGACGAAGGCTCGCTGCGCCAGGACATCGATCCGCGCACCGTCACGCGCCTGCTGTTCGGCACCATCAACTCAATCGTGGAATGGTACAAACCGGGCGGCTCCCTCACGCCGGAAAAACTGGCCGACGACGTCATCACCATCGCGTTCGACGGGCTCCACGCGCAGCACTAG
- a CDS encoding IS110 family transposase gives MLAETQDEDQIIARVAAIDIGKAELVCCVRVPAEGDRRKRLQEVSTHSTMTRSLMELANHLVDLRIERVVMEATSDYWKPVFYLLEAHGLEPWLVNARDVKHLPGRPKTDVLDSVWLCKVAERQMLRPSFVPPAPIRRLRDLTRYRADLVGTRTAEKNRVEKLLEDACIKLSVVASDIFGVSGREMMAALIAGERNPSRLAQLARTRMRGKISELEEAFTGQFDDHHAFLLARMLARIDGIDADIAAVDEQIEGQLAPFAAAAERLDEIPGIGPVAAAAIIAEIGVDMTRFPTAGHLCSWAKFSPGINSSAGKTKGNGSTGHGNRYLARVLGEAAVGASKTHTFLGERHQRIARRRGKKRAIVATGRSILVIIWHLLQDPDARFNDLGPDYFSRRTDPESRKRGHIRQLEALGYTVTLAPAA, from the coding sequence ATGCTGGCTGAAACCCAGGATGAGGATCAGATCATTGCCAGAGTCGCCGCGATCGACATTGGCAAGGCCGAACTCGTGTGTTGTGTCCGGGTCCCCGCGGAAGGGGACCGGAGGAAACGGTTGCAGGAGGTGTCCACGCACTCCACGATGACGCGGTCGTTGATGGAGCTGGCCAACCATCTCGTGGACCTCCGGATCGAGCGGGTCGTGATGGAGGCGACTTCGGACTATTGGAAGCCGGTGTTTTACCTCCTGGAGGCGCACGGGCTCGAGCCGTGGCTGGTCAACGCCCGCGACGTGAAGCATCTGCCGGGCCGGCCGAAGACGGACGTGCTCGATTCCGTGTGGCTGTGCAAGGTCGCCGAGCGGCAGATGCTGCGGCCCAGTTTCGTCCCGCCTGCCCCGATCCGCCGGCTGCGGGACCTGACCCGGTACCGCGCTGATCTGGTCGGAACCCGGACCGCGGAGAAGAACCGGGTCGAAAAACTCCTCGAGGACGCGTGCATCAAGCTCTCCGTCGTCGCTTCGGATATTTTCGGGGTGTCCGGGCGGGAAATGATGGCGGCGCTCATCGCCGGCGAACGGAACCCGAGTAGGCTCGCGCAGCTGGCCCGGACCCGGATGCGGGGGAAGATCAGCGAACTTGAGGAGGCCTTCACCGGCCAATTTGATGACCACCACGCCTTCCTGCTGGCCCGGATGCTGGCAAGGATCGACGGCATCGATGCCGATATCGCCGCGGTCGATGAACAGATCGAGGGGCAGTTGGCCCCTTTCGCGGCGGCAGCGGAACGCCTGGATGAGATCCCGGGCATCGGCCCCGTCGCTGCTGCCGCTATTATCGCCGAAATCGGGGTAGACATGACCCGGTTCCCGACCGCGGGGCACCTGTGTTCCTGGGCGAAGTTCTCCCCGGGCATCAACTCCTCCGCGGGGAAGACCAAGGGAAACGGCTCGACCGGACACGGCAACCGCTATCTCGCCCGGGTCCTGGGCGAGGCCGCCGTCGGGGCCAGCAAAACTCACACCTTTCTGGGCGAACGCCACCAGAGGATCGCGCGGCGGCGGGGCAAGAAACGCGCTATCGTCGCCACCGGACGTTCCATCCTCGTGATCATCTGGCACCTGCTCCAAGACCCGGACGCCCGGTTCAACGACCTCGGCCCCGACTACTTCAGCCGCCGCACCGACCCCGAGAGCAGAAAACGAGGCCACATCCGCCAGCTCGAAGCCCTCGGCTACACCGTCACCCTCGCACCCGCAGCCTGA
- the paaK gene encoding phenylacetate--CoA ligase PaaK, producing the protein MTLHAPETPMPQPTSQGTDPILDREETISRDELEALQLTRLQHTVAYAYDRVPLYKRKFDDAGIHPTDLRELSDLGNFPFTTKEDLRAEYPFGMFAVPQSEVARVHASSGTTGRPTVVGYTKQDLADWAKLVARCLRASGVRPGMKVHNAYGYGLFTGGLGAHAGAEALGCTVIPMSGGQTERQIQLIQDFQPDAILATPTYLLTIADAMAHMGIDPTSTSLKYAVLGAEPWTQEMRHELEVTMNIKACDIYGLSEVMGPGVAGEAVETQDGSHIWEDHFRPEIIDAFNPAVGKENVLRDGEHGELVFTALTKEALPIIRYRTKDLTRLLPGTARPAHRRMGRITGRSDDMIILRGVNLFPSQIEEIALRIPELSPHFQLELTRPEGQRMDQLTVKIERRDAVTLEQSTTAARTLQEQIKIHVGSSCAVDVVEPGSLERSNGKLRRIYDLRPKA; encoded by the coding sequence ATGACCCTCCACGCCCCCGAAACGCCAATGCCCCAGCCCACCTCCCAGGGCACAGATCCCATCCTGGACCGCGAGGAAACGATCTCCCGCGACGAACTCGAGGCCCTCCAGCTCACCCGCCTGCAGCACACGGTGGCCTACGCCTACGACCGTGTGCCGCTCTACAAGCGCAAATTCGACGACGCCGGCATCCACCCCACGGACCTCCGCGAACTCAGCGACCTCGGCAACTTCCCCTTCACCACCAAGGAAGACCTGCGCGCCGAGTACCCGTTCGGCATGTTCGCTGTGCCGCAGAGCGAAGTAGCCCGCGTGCACGCAAGTTCGGGCACCACAGGCCGGCCCACCGTCGTCGGATACACCAAGCAGGACCTGGCCGACTGGGCCAAACTGGTGGCGCGCTGCCTCCGCGCGTCCGGCGTCCGGCCCGGCATGAAGGTCCACAACGCCTACGGTTACGGCCTGTTCACCGGCGGTTTGGGCGCGCACGCCGGCGCTGAGGCACTGGGCTGCACCGTCATCCCGATGTCCGGCGGGCAGACCGAACGCCAGATCCAGCTCATCCAGGACTTCCAGCCGGACGCCATCCTGGCCACGCCCACGTACTTGCTCACCATCGCCGACGCCATGGCCCACATGGGCATCGACCCGACGTCAACCTCGCTCAAGTACGCAGTCCTGGGCGCCGAACCGTGGACGCAGGAGATGCGGCACGAACTCGAAGTCACCATGAACATCAAGGCCTGCGACATCTACGGCCTGTCCGAAGTGATGGGCCCGGGCGTCGCCGGCGAGGCCGTGGAAACCCAGGACGGCAGCCACATCTGGGAGGACCACTTCCGCCCGGAAATCATCGACGCTTTCAACCCCGCAGTGGGCAAAGAGAACGTGCTGCGCGACGGCGAACACGGCGAACTCGTGTTCACCGCACTCACCAAGGAAGCCCTGCCGATCATCCGCTACCGCACCAAGGACCTCACCCGCCTCCTGCCCGGCACCGCCCGCCCCGCACACCGCAGGATGGGCCGCATCACCGGCCGCAGCGACGACATGATCATCCTCCGCGGCGTGAACCTGTTCCCGTCCCAGATCGAGGAAATCGCGCTGCGCATCCCCGAACTCAGCCCCCACTTCCAGCTCGAACTCACCCGCCCCGAGGGCCAGCGGATGGACCAGCTGACCGTCAAGATCGAGCGCCGGGACGCGGTGACACTTGAGCAGAGTACGACGGCGGCGCGCACCTTGCAGGAGCAGATCAAGATCCACGTGGGTTCTTCGTGCGCCGTTGACGTGGTGGAGCCGGGTTCACTGGAGCGGTCAAACGGCAAGCTGCGCCGGATCTACGACCTCCGTCCCAAGGCGTAG
- a CDS encoding PaaI family thioesterase encodes MGVKILEESVERVVATMPVEGNRQSFGLLHGGASLAVGEAVGSWAAVIHASTLGKTAVGVDVSATHHRSAREGQITITATPIYLGGTLTTHEVLITNDAGQRLCTLRITNLLMKPKK; translated from the coding sequence ATGGGCGTGAAAATCCTGGAGGAGTCGGTCGAGCGCGTGGTGGCGACGATGCCTGTGGAGGGCAACAGGCAGTCGTTCGGGTTGCTGCACGGCGGCGCGTCCCTGGCGGTGGGCGAGGCTGTGGGCTCCTGGGCGGCGGTCATCCATGCCAGCACGTTGGGGAAAACTGCCGTGGGGGTGGACGTCTCCGCGACGCACCACCGCTCCGCGCGCGAGGGTCAAATCACCATCACCGCCACTCCTATCTACCTCGGCGGCACACTGACCACGCACGAGGTCCTCATCACCAACGACGCCGGCCAGCGCCTCTGCACGCTGCGCATCACCAACCTGCTGATGAAGCCGAAGAAGTAG
- the paaZ gene encoding phenylacetic acid degradation bifunctional protein PaaZ gives MTTTAETTVDTVQTVPSFVQDSWWTPDAGSAASAVPVRDASTGEVLAKVSTDGLDLAAVVDYGRTTGQTELGKLTFHQRALKLKELAQYLNARREHFYTFSAQTGATKIDSMIDIDGGIGVLFTFGSKGRRELPNSQVVVDGPMEVLSKDGSFVAEHIYTRIPGVAVQINAFNFPVWGMLEKLAPAFIAGVPIIVKPATPTGYVAAAVVKAIIESNILPKGSLQLISGSVRGLLDVLDYRDLVAFTGSASTALSLKSHPNVVQGGVRFTSETDSLNAAILGPDAVEGTPEFDAFIKSVVTEMTVKAGQKCTSIRRAIVPDELVPAVIAAVGRRVDERVVLGDPRADGVTMGALASLEQLTDVRAAVQSMLDAGGELAYGTLDSPSVTSAGGATGVVDAGAFMSPVVLSWADAETDAIHSLEAFGPVASVIGYKDLPDAVRLAARGGGSLVASVCTNDPAVARELVTGIAAHHGRVLMLNREDARSSTGHGSPVPHLVHGGPGRAGGGEELGGIRSVMHHMQRTAIQGSPNMLTAVTGLWHAGADRNFTVETEGTHPFRKSLASLRIGDAVRSDLRQVSLADISAFANSTGDTFYAHTNQEAAEANPFFPGIVAHGYLLLSWAAGLFVEPAPGPVLANYGLENLRFITPVAAGDSIRVTLTAKKITPRETDEYGEVAWDALLTNQNDDIVATYDVLTLVEK, from the coding sequence ATGACCACCACTGCAGAAACCACAGTCGACACCGTCCAGACCGTTCCCAGTTTTGTGCAGGATTCCTGGTGGACTCCCGACGCCGGTTCGGCAGCTTCCGCTGTCCCCGTGCGGGACGCGAGCACCGGAGAAGTCCTGGCCAAGGTGAGCACCGACGGCCTGGACCTTGCCGCCGTCGTGGATTACGGCCGCACCACGGGACAGACGGAACTGGGCAAGCTGACCTTCCACCAGCGCGCGCTCAAGCTCAAGGAGCTGGCGCAGTACCTGAACGCCCGGCGCGAGCACTTCTATACTTTTTCGGCCCAGACCGGTGCCACCAAGATCGACTCGATGATCGACATCGACGGCGGCATCGGTGTCCTCTTCACGTTCGGCTCCAAGGGCCGGCGCGAGCTGCCCAATTCGCAGGTAGTGGTGGACGGTCCCATGGAGGTGCTGTCCAAGGACGGCTCGTTCGTGGCCGAGCATATCTACACACGCATCCCCGGCGTCGCCGTGCAGATCAACGCGTTCAACTTCCCGGTCTGGGGCATGCTGGAGAAACTCGCGCCAGCATTCATCGCCGGGGTCCCCATCATCGTCAAGCCGGCCACCCCCACCGGGTATGTGGCCGCGGCCGTGGTGAAGGCGATCATCGAATCCAACATCCTGCCGAAGGGCTCGCTGCAGCTGATTTCCGGCTCCGTCCGCGGCCTCCTGGACGTGCTGGACTACCGCGACCTGGTGGCCTTCACCGGCTCCGCGTCCACCGCGCTGTCCCTGAAATCGCATCCCAACGTGGTGCAGGGCGGCGTCCGGTTCACGTCCGAAACGGACTCCCTCAACGCCGCCATCCTTGGTCCGGACGCGGTGGAGGGCACGCCGGAATTCGACGCGTTCATCAAGTCAGTGGTCACCGAAATGACGGTCAAGGCGGGCCAGAAGTGCACGTCCATCCGCCGCGCCATCGTCCCGGATGAGCTGGTGCCGGCGGTGATCGCCGCTGTCGGCAGGCGCGTGGATGAGCGTGTGGTGCTGGGGGATCCCCGCGCCGACGGCGTCACGATGGGCGCTTTGGCGTCGCTCGAGCAGCTCACCGACGTCCGCGCCGCGGTGCAGTCAATGCTCGACGCCGGCGGTGAGCTCGCGTACGGAACGCTGGATTCGCCGTCGGTCACCTCTGCCGGCGGCGCCACGGGCGTAGTGGATGCTGGCGCCTTTATGTCGCCGGTGGTGCTGAGCTGGGCTGACGCGGAGACTGACGCGATCCACTCGCTGGAGGCGTTCGGCCCGGTGGCCTCCGTGATCGGATACAAGGACCTGCCCGACGCCGTCCGCCTCGCCGCCCGTGGCGGCGGCTCCCTCGTGGCCTCGGTGTGCACCAACGATCCGGCCGTGGCCCGCGAACTCGTCACCGGGATCGCCGCCCACCACGGCCGTGTCCTGATGCTCAACCGCGAGGACGCCCGCAGCTCCACCGGGCACGGCTCACCCGTGCCGCACCTGGTCCACGGCGGTCCCGGCCGCGCCGGCGGCGGCGAGGAGCTCGGCGGCATCCGCTCGGTCATGCACCACATGCAGCGCACCGCCATCCAGGGCTCGCCCAACATGCTCACCGCCGTCACCGGCCTCTGGCACGCCGGGGCGGACCGGAACTTTACCGTGGAGACCGAGGGAACGCACCCGTTCCGGAAGTCGCTGGCTTCGTTGCGGATCGGCGACGCCGTCCGGTCCGACCTGCGTCAAGTGTCACTGGCGGACATTTCGGCGTTCGCTAACTCCACGGGCGACACCTTCTATGCCCACACCAACCAGGAAGCGGCCGAAGCCAACCCGTTCTTCCCGGGCATCGTGGCACACGGGTACCTGCTGCTGAGCTGGGCCGCCGGGCTGTTTGTGGAACCGGCACCGGGCCCGGTCCTGGCCAACTACGGCCTGGAGAACCTCCGCTTCATCACGCCTGTGGCTGCCGGGGATTCCATCCGGGTCACCCTGACGGCCAAGAAGATCACGCCGCGCGAAACCGACGAGTACGGCGAGGTAGCCTGGGACGCGCTCCTGACCAACCAGAACGACGACATCGTGGCCACCTACGACGTCCTCACCCTCGTCGAAAAGTAG
- a CDS encoding S1 family peptidase translates to MKRVFAAAAAAGVAFSVGLGAVPAWAVEQPAVEPPPVVAQPGDAHPGDARLREAALRDLGLTPDEFAAAGQLGKQAADVAAALQDISGYLGTRIHDGRILVAGTGAELEAEVARLSATIPAVDLETAPDAPPSDAPSEDTDAPAATGTPVTGSPATGTELARSTHELYQAYLRDVGAAGLQAVAYTGARFVVRTGGINGSEATVPDSADDAGNSSLTSPNSDGKISPAEFVARYANVQLDAGAPLAPQADLSGGQGYFTDIGEICSAGFSVFDPAGLPGVLTAGHCTDDGAAATATVEFPQWNRSDLLGTFGFSQFGGPGNTTVLRPGNDDDPGNVGTDIAVIGQLRADLDPLPAASTWNDPSQAGGDVKIIGTAAPVIGMPVCRSGRTSAWSCGTIDEVGIYVAGGLNYATAPTDLRAFNGFLSFDVQSSGGDSGGPWVSGNYAVGTHSGGEDAPKPNEALPVNFAVAATLQDSLAVLPGYQLELFLNKPTVTSPAPGATFDAGQTVTGMVAAAPASAVAAGSKVRITVSGQGPLEVPVDAGGAWSFTAPAVAGPLRFTAATVNGFSTSGAVAFGFTPVSQPSQPAPQSQPPAAVPAANGALPPKRDSAAVVRPLGDSRAAHLANTGASGLILFAGLAAGALAVGGVLLLLAKRRRKRQRPTPS, encoded by the coding sequence TTGAAACGCGTATTTGCGGCAGCAGCGGCTGCCGGAGTGGCATTTTCCGTGGGGCTCGGGGCCGTGCCGGCCTGGGCGGTTGAGCAGCCGGCCGTTGAGCCGCCGCCGGTCGTCGCGCAGCCCGGCGACGCCCACCCCGGCGACGCCCGCCTTCGGGAAGCTGCCCTCCGCGATCTTGGCCTCACCCCAGACGAGTTCGCGGCTGCGGGCCAGCTGGGCAAGCAGGCCGCGGACGTTGCGGCGGCCCTGCAGGATATCTCCGGCTACCTCGGAACACGGATCCACGACGGCCGCATTTTGGTTGCCGGCACCGGCGCCGAGCTGGAAGCGGAGGTGGCACGGCTCAGCGCGACGATCCCGGCCGTCGACCTTGAAACCGCACCCGACGCGCCGCCGTCGGACGCTCCCAGTGAGGACACTGACGCGCCGGCCGCGACGGGCACTCCGGTGACCGGTTCTCCGGCGACCGGCACCGAACTGGCCCGGAGCACCCATGAGCTGTACCAGGCATACCTCCGCGACGTGGGCGCGGCTGGGTTGCAGGCCGTGGCGTACACCGGGGCCAGGTTCGTAGTTCGTACCGGCGGAATCAACGGGTCCGAGGCCACAGTGCCTGATTCGGCCGACGACGCCGGAAATTCGAGCCTCACCAGCCCAAACTCGGACGGCAAGATCTCGCCCGCCGAGTTTGTGGCCCGCTACGCCAACGTGCAGCTCGACGCCGGGGCGCCGCTCGCGCCGCAGGCCGACCTTTCCGGCGGCCAGGGCTACTTCACCGACATCGGAGAAATCTGCTCCGCTGGCTTTTCAGTTTTTGACCCGGCAGGCCTGCCGGGCGTCCTCACCGCAGGACATTGCACTGATGACGGGGCCGCGGCAACGGCCACCGTGGAATTTCCGCAATGGAACCGTAGCGACCTGTTGGGGACCTTCGGGTTCAGCCAGTTCGGCGGACCCGGAAACACCACGGTCCTGCGCCCCGGCAACGATGATGACCCCGGCAACGTCGGCACGGACATCGCCGTTATTGGTCAGCTTCGCGCCGACCTGGACCCGCTGCCCGCCGCCAGCACGTGGAACGATCCCTCGCAGGCCGGCGGGGACGTCAAGATCATCGGAACGGCCGCCCCGGTCATCGGCATGCCGGTCTGTCGCTCCGGCCGAACCTCGGCGTGGTCCTGCGGAACCATCGACGAGGTGGGGATCTATGTGGCAGGCGGACTCAACTATGCGACGGCGCCAACAGACCTGCGGGCCTTCAACGGTTTCCTGTCCTTCGATGTCCAGTCCAGCGGCGGCGATTCCGGCGGGCCCTGGGTCAGCGGCAACTACGCCGTAGGCACCCACTCGGGAGGAGAAGACGCACCCAAACCAAACGAAGCGCTGCCGGTAAACTTCGCCGTGGCCGCCACGCTGCAGGACTCATTGGCGGTGTTGCCCGGCTACCAGCTGGAACTCTTCCTCAACAAGCCGACGGTGACGTCGCCCGCGCCGGGGGCGACGTTCGACGCCGGCCAGACCGTCACCGGCATGGTGGCCGCGGCTCCGGCGTCGGCTGTCGCGGCGGGTTCGAAGGTCAGGATCACAGTGAGTGGGCAGGGGCCTCTTGAGGTTCCCGTGGATGCTGGCGGTGCGTGGTCCTTTACTGCCCCCGCGGTGGCCGGCCCGCTGCGTTTCACGGCCGCAACGGTCAACGGATTCAGCACATCCGGTGCCGTGGCCTTCGGCTTCACCCCGGTCAGCCAGCCCTCCCAGCCGGCCCCGCAATCTCAGCCCCCGGCTGCGGTGCCAGCCGCGAACGGTGCGCTGCCCCCAAAACGTGACAGCGCCGCCGTCGTACGTCCGCTGGGTGACAGCCGGGCCGCTCACCTGGCCAACACCGGCGCCTCCGGGCTGATTCTGTTTGCCGGCCTGGCGGCTGGTGCGCTCGCCGTCGGCGGTGTGCTCCTGTTGTTGGCGAAGCGGCGGCGGAAGCGGCAGCGCCCCACCCCAAGTTGA
- a CDS encoding VOC family protein yields the protein MNLALNTATTILPVDDAARAHSFYTEKLGLPHRGMTDNGSELLGSDGGPMLQLLPVSDGKHSEHTALSFEVRNIERIVQDMEARGVRFQDYDLPNLKTENHICTTDSEKCAWFMDTEHNILCVHETLGMQAEYQL from the coding sequence ATGAACCTAGCCCTGAACACAGCCACAACCATCCTGCCCGTCGATGACGCAGCGCGCGCCCACAGTTTCTACACCGAAAAACTGGGCCTCCCGCACCGCGGAATGACAGACAATGGAAGCGAATTACTCGGTAGCGACGGCGGCCCGATGCTGCAGTTGTTGCCGGTCTCGGACGGGAAGCACTCCGAGCACACCGCCCTTAGTTTTGAGGTGCGCAACATTGAGCGGATCGTGCAGGACATGGAGGCCAGGGGCGTCCGTTTCCAGGATTACGACCTGCCCAACCTCAAGACCGAGAACCACATCTGCACCACGGACTCCGAGAAATGCGCCTGGTTCATGGACACGGAGCACAACATCCTCTGCGTTCACGAGACGTTGGGAATGCAGGCCGAATACCAGCTCTGA
- a CDS encoding tyrosine-protein phosphatase — protein MSWDGAVNAWQVAGRVYRMGRREWLTEAGWRHAYDDGVRTVIDLRNSREAQRRDTDPAVTEAAWSGVTIVAAPTEEPDDPRFTAVCGPYLNDPAHYLHNVRLYPEKFVAVFRAVAAAEAGAVVIHCAAGRDRSGMVAAMLQDLAGDPDQLIADGYAKAARGINERFRTHGPPHAGERYIDDAELTRLLERRGRAVVEFVRELDTGTFLLRNGLSEAGLGAVLSLLGSRVAP, from the coding sequence GTGAGCTGGGACGGAGCCGTGAATGCCTGGCAAGTTGCCGGCCGCGTTTACCGGATGGGGCGCCGCGAATGGCTCACCGAGGCAGGTTGGCGGCATGCGTACGACGACGGCGTCCGCACGGTGATTGATCTCCGTAACTCCCGTGAAGCGCAGCGCCGGGACACCGACCCTGCGGTGACCGAAGCGGCCTGGTCCGGCGTCACGATCGTCGCCGCACCCACTGAAGAACCCGATGATCCGCGGTTCACTGCCGTCTGCGGACCGTACCTCAATGATCCCGCCCATTATCTGCACAACGTCCGGCTCTACCCGGAGAAGTTCGTGGCGGTGTTCCGCGCTGTCGCGGCAGCCGAAGCCGGTGCCGTCGTCATTCACTGCGCGGCGGGACGGGACCGGAGCGGCATGGTGGCGGCCATGCTGCAGGACCTCGCCGGCGATCCGGACCAGCTCATTGCGGACGGCTACGCCAAAGCCGCCCGAGGCATCAACGAACGTTTCCGGACGCACGGCCCGCCCCATGCTGGCGAACGCTACATCGACGACGCCGAACTGACACGCCTGCTGGAGCGGCGCGGCCGGGCCGTGGTGGAGTTTGTCCGGGAGCTGGACACCGGCACCTTCCTGCTGCGGAACGGCCTGTCCGAGGCCGGACTGGGCGCCGTCCTGAGCCTGCTCGGCAGCCGGGTGGCGCCATGA